A genomic window from Pecten maximus chromosome 4, xPecMax1.1, whole genome shotgun sequence includes:
- the LOC117326176 gene encoding phospholipid phosphatase 1-like — protein MSIILYFRLSNLWAICNGVTPVYNIHIRSRYYDFTMQMDGSAVLKIIIDLSCLAAVSVPILILKLVVEPFHRGFYCDDESLMHPHKPDTIPTWAASLAAFGIPIICMTITEGLRISVFKRSCHCGALQKRYIEVLYKCLGAFLFGAAVTQLTTDIAKYSLGRLRPHFLTVCKPDIKNCSAMTGYIETSVCTGTDLAAIQEARLSFPSGHTSITMYCFVYMMIYLQVRFKWRKCWLLRPFIQVLLFYMAYYTSLSRISDYMHHWSDVLGGAVVGLVVCALVVFCVSDLFTDVTCCKPGGPNDRPDTDLPLFKSARHDDRLSMQTSSESTVSNNSSQNIIAVS, from the exons ATGTCCATAATTCTTTACTTCCGGTTATCAAACCTGTGGGCGATTTGTAACGGGGTGACACCTgtgtacaatatacacatacgGTCACGTTATTATGACTTTACCATGCAGATGGATGGCTCTGCGGTTCTCAAGATCATCATTGATCTCTCTTGTTTGGCAGCAG TGTCAGTGCCAATCCTGATATTAAAACTTGTTGTGGAGCCGTTCCATCGTGGATTCTACTGTGATGATGAGAGTCTCATGCACCCACACAAACCTGACACCATTCCAACCTGGGCAGCCTCCCTCGCTGCCTTCGGTATCCCGATCATCTGT atgACAATAACTGAAGGCCTGCGTATATCTGTGTTTAAAAGGAGCTGCCATTGTGGGGCACTACAGAAACGTTACATTGAGGTCCTTTATAAATGTCTTGGTGCATTTTTATTCGGAGCAGCAGTGACCCAATTGACCACAGACATTGCTAAATATAGCCTCGGAAGACTTCGGCCTCATTTCCTGACCGTGTGTAAACCTGATATAAAAAACTGCTCAGCGATGACGGGATACATTGAGACATCAGTGTGCACTGGTACAGATCTGGCAGCAATCCAGGAGGCCAG acTTTCCTTTCCATCAGGACATACATCCATCACTATGTACTGTTTTGTGTATATGATG ATTTACCTCCAAGTGAGATTTAAATGGAGAAAGTGTTGGTTACTCCGACCATTCATCCAAGTCCTGCTGTTCTACATGGCTTATTACACTTCTTTGTCACGCATCTCTGATTACATGCATCACTGGAGCGACGTTCTAGGGGGAGCTGTGGTGGGACTTGTTGTGTGTGCTCTGGTG GTGTTTTGTGTGAGTGACTTATTCACGGATGTAACGTGCTGTAAACCTGGGGGTCCTAATGACAGACCTGACACAGACTTACCCCTCTTTAAATCTGCTCGCCACGACGACCGCCTCAGTATGCAGACTTCCTCAGAATCTACAGTTTCAAACAACAGTTCCCAAAATATCATCGCTGTGTCCTAA